One window of the Lytechinus pictus isolate F3 Inbred chromosome 5, Lp3.0, whole genome shotgun sequence genome contains the following:
- the LOC129260329 gene encoding peroxisomal sarcosine oxidase-like: MATVVRSMTSDEIYDICIIGAGLTGSAAARWTSSLQKNIKVCLIGPNEPMEHEWNDPSRSIFGAHYDQGRIVSEVTTSQSTMHESWMILANRSIRSYKEIEKESGIHFFNEVGTVFISSERTVDELLNKCPKKLKRFVGNDLSSAIPSFKTLDDEMAAIFESSHAGYINPRAYIAANKLLASKNGCEMIEDVVTEVRDNTDNSGKVDEGEELGRRHQIIRTKSGCVIRANRVLLCPGAFANTEHILPNGVEIDISTTTETCVLVEVQDKDVERLSSLPCFGLKMKDRRDRRNSYCMPAVKYPDGKYYMKVGHGLDLNRPLVSNDDVTAWYKQQGDISYSSQDLESLVSRLFTCLKDFQPKSLKVIRCVITSTPTGRFYCDMVTSSHGVIVGGNGLGATVADEVGKMGALMIAKGSWDHDLPPELFQLRYK; the protein is encoded by the exons ATGGCTACTGTGGTAAGATCTATGACATCTGATGAGATCTATGATATCTGTATCATCGGGGCTGGATTGACCGGGTCAGCAGCAGCAAGATGGACGTCGTCTCTGCAGAAGAACATCAAAGTTTGtctgattggaccaaatgaaccAATGGAACAC GAATGGAATGATCCATCTCGTTCGATATTCGGCGCTCACTACGACCAAGGCCGCATCGTAAGCGAGGTCACTACGAGTCAAAGTACAATGCACGAATCTTGGATGATCCTTGCTAATAGATCCATACGCAGCTACAAGGAGATTGAGAAAGAATCGG GAATTCATTTCTTTAACGAAGTCGGCACTGTATTCATCTCATCTGAAAGGACTGTTGATGAACTCTTGAATAAATGTCCCAAGAAGTTAAAACGTTTTGTAGGTAATGATCTGTCGAGTGCAATACCGAGCTTCAAAACACTGGATGACGAAATGGCTGCCATCTTTGAGAGTTCCCATGCGGGTTATATCAATCCACGGGCCTATATCGCCGCTAACAAACTATTGGCATCGAAAAATGGATGCGAGATGATCGAAGATGTGGTTACTGAAGTGAGAGACAATACAGACAACAGCGGGAAAGTCGATGAAGGGGAAGAACTCGGCAGACGACACCAGATAATCAGAACGAAAAGCGGGTGTGTGATTCGCGCCAATCGCGTCCTCCTGTGCCCTGGAGCGTTTGCCAACACCGAACATATTCTCCCGAATGGAGTGGAAATCGACATTTCGACGACCACGGAGACATGTGTACTGGTGGAGGTCCAAGACAAGGACGTCGAGCGTCTGTCATCTCTGCCATGTTTtggtttgaaaatgaaagacaGGAGAGATCGAAGGAATTCCTATTGCATGCCTGCCGTTAAATATCCAGACG GTAAATACTACATGAAAGTTGGTCATGGACTAGACTTGAATCGACCTCTTGTGAGCAATGATGACGTCACGGCTTGGTATAAACAGCAAGGGGATATTTCATATTCTTCTCAAGATCTAGAGAGTCTTGTGTCGAGGCTTTTCACTTGTTTAAAAG ACTTCCAACCAAAATCATTAAAGGTGATACGGTGTGTGATCACCTCTACGCCGACGGGGCGATTCTACTGCGATATGGTGACGTCGAGTCACGGTGTGATCGTCGGCGGCAACGGGCTCGGTGCGACCGTCGCAGACGAAGTCGGAAAGATGGGCGCATTGATGATAGCTAAGGGGTCATGGGACCATGATCTACCGCCAGAGCTCTTTCAGCTGCGGTATAAATAA